Sequence from the Curtobacterium sp. MCLR17_007 genome:
GCTCGAGCATGCCGCTCGTCCCGGTGGCACCGGCACCCATCTGCCCGATCCGGTTGAGCCAGTACGACGGCAGCAGGTGCGCGACGTCCGCCATCCACGCGGGCATGATCGACAGCGGGACCCACAGCCCGCCGAGGATCGCCAGCCCCATGAACACGACCATGAACAGGGGCTGGGCGAACGCGGGCTTCGCGAACTGCCCGATCAGGACCGCGATGAGCGCGAAGGGCACGACCCCGCACCAGATGCCGAACGCGGCCGCGGCCCAGTGCCCGGCGTCGAGCGAGGCATGCAGCGCGAGGACCGCCACGACGACCGTGACCGCGATCGACATCGCCGCGAACGCCATGGCGGCGACGACCTTGGACACCAGGAACGCCCACCCCGACAGCGGCGTGACGCGGAGCTGCCGGTTCCAGCCGAGGGACCGCTCGTTGACGATCGCGAAGGCCTGGCTGAGCGCCGCCATCATCGCGCCGTACGACGCCATCTGCAGGGTCGTCACGACCAGGTACTGCAGGTGCGTCGTGGGGTCCTGCTGCGACCCGTAGGCCGCGCCGAACACCAGCAGCATCACGACCGGGACGGCGAAGGTGAACACCATCGCGCGGACGTTGCGGAGCTGGCGCTTCGTCTCGAGCAGGACGTACCGGAGCGGCAGTCGACCGCCGCCCAGGACGGTGTCGAGCGGGCGTGCTGTCGTGGCGACGGTGGTCGCGGTGGTCGTGGTCATGCGGACACTCCGGTCGTGTCGGCGGACGCGGTGTCCGCAGTGAGGGCGAGGAACGCGTCGTCCATGGTCGAGGCGACCACCTCGACGTCGTGGGCCGCGGGGAACGTGCCGAGCAGCGCGCGGAGCGTGGTGTCCGAGTCGTCGGTGCGCAGCGTGACGGAGCCGTGCCGCGCCTCCAGTCCGACGGTGCCCGGCAGCGCTGCCAGCGCGACGTGCTCGCGGTCGGGGACACCGCGGAACCGGATGGTCCGGGTGGCCGCGATCGCCTTCACCTCGGCTGGGGTGCCGTCGGCGACGACGCGACCGGCGCGCAGGATGACGATGCGGTCCGCGAACGTGTCGGCCTCGTCGAGGTAGTGGGTGGCGAAGACGACCGTGCGGCCGGCGTCCGTGAACTCGCGCATGGACGACCAGAAGGTGTGGCGTGCCTCGACGTCCATCGCGGCCGTCGGCTCGTCCAGCACCAGCAGGTCCGGGTCGGAGACCACGGCGACGGCGAACCGCGCCCGCTGGAGCTGGCCGCCGGACAGCTTGGCGACCCGGCGGCCGGCGATGTCGGTGCAGCGCGCGCGGCGGAGGGCATCGTCGACGGGCATCGGCGTGCGGTGGGCTGCGGCCACCAGGGCGACGGCCTCGCGGACCGTCATGTCGGGCAGCAGCGCGCCGCCCTGCAGCATGGCGCCGACGCGACCGGCGACGACCGCGTGCCGCGGGTCCGCGCCGAACAGCCGCGCCGTGCCGGCGGTCGGGGTGGCCAGGCCCAGGACCAGGTCGACCGTCGTGGTCTTGCCGGCGCCGTTCGGGCCGAGGAGGGCGACGACCTCGCCCGGACGGATCGTCAGGTCGACGCCGTCGACTGCGGTCACGGCGCCGAAGCGCTTGCGCAGGCCGGTGAGCTCGATGACCGGGACGTCGTCCCGGGCTGCTGGTGTGTTCATGACCCCAGCGTGCTGTCGCGAGGGGCCTCGGCCATGGGGCGTCCGTCACGGATGCGGCATGACATCTGTCACGGGCTGCGGTGCGGGCTCCGTCGGCATCGTGGCCGGAGTGACCCGTCTACTGGGGGTCCTGGTCCTCCGAACGAGGGACACTCACTGTCCGGTCCGCGCGTTAGCGTGGGTCCATGGCAACCGAGACCGCGAGCACCGTGCAGTCGACCACGCCCGGGCAGGACGCCGCGCGGCGTGCGGCACTGCTCGCGGCGCTCGACGTGGTGCAGGGCGGCGCCGAGGAACGCTTCGAGCGGATCACCCGCATCGCGCGTGAGGCCTTCGGGGTGTCGGGCTCCTTCCTGAACCTGGCCGGGGACGACCACCTGACGATCAAGTCGCAGCAGAGCGACAAGCGCTTCGACCCGGTCATCCCGCTCGACGACACCTTCTGCGGGCGCACGTTGGCCAGCCCCGGGCCGGTGCTCGTGCCGGACGCGCTGCGCGACGAGCGGTTCCGCGACCTGCCGATGGTGCTCCAGGACCCCAACGTCCGCTTCTACGCCGGCGTCCCCCTGCGGCTCGGCGCCGAGCACGTCAAGGTCGGCACGCTGTGCCTGATCGACCCCCAGCCGCGCACCCTCGACGACGACGACGTCGCCCTGCTGCAGGAACTCGGCATCTGGGCGGAACGCGAGCTCGCCGCCGGCGCCGACGAGGACCGCCTGCGCTCGGTGCTCGCCGGACTCGAGCCGGGTGCCGTGGACGTGCCGGGCTACCAGATCACGGGCCTGTCGGTCCCGCACGGCGTCGTCTCCGGCGACTTCCACGACTGGCACGTCTCCGACCGCGGACTGCACGTCACGGTCTCCGACGTGATGGGCAAGGGCATGTCGGCCGGGCTCCTCGCCGCGAACATCCGCGGGGCGCTGCTCGCCCGCGGTGCTGCGACCGCGCCGAACGCCTTCGGGGCCGTCGAGGCCCAGGTCGCGCCCGAGCTCAGCCGTGCCGAGTCGTTCGCCACGCTCTTCCACGGGGTGCTCGAGCCCACCACCGGTGTCGTCGAGTTCATCGACGCCGGGCACGGTCTGGTGCTGCAGCTCCACCACGACGGGACCGAGACGATCCACCGCTCGCTCGACCTGCCGCTCGGGCTGCACCCGGTGGGGTTCGAGCGGACGACCGGGACGCTCGAGCTCGAGCCCGGCGACGTCCTGATCGTGGTCAGCGACGGGGCGCTCGAACTCTGGGACTCGACGCTGGCATCGTTGTCGCGGCTCGGCGGGCTCTACCGGAGCTCCGCCGACGTCGAGACGTTCCTCGGCCGCATCCGGGCACGTGCTGCCTCGCACGACCCGGGTGACGACCTGACCGTCGTGGTGGTCGAGCGCGCCGCCTGACGGGTCAGGCGCCGAGGCGCTCGATCAGCTCGCGGTACCGCGTCGCCGTCCGCTCGACGATCGCATCGGGCAGCACCGGCGGCGTGCCCTGCTTGTCCCAGTTGGCGCTGAGCCAGTCGCGCACGATCTGCTTGTCGAACGAGTCCGTTCGGGAGCCGTCGTCCGAGGCCCGGGCGTCCCAGTAGCGGCTGGAGTCGCTCGTGAGGACCTCGTCCCCGATGCGGATCTGACCGCTGCGGTCGTGCCCGAACTCGAACTTGGTGTCCGCGATCACGACCCCGCGCTGCAGGGCGATCGCCGCGGCTTCCGAGTACACGTGCAGGGACAGGTCGCGGAGCGTCGCCGCGACGTCGGGCCCCACGAGCGCTTCGGTGCGCTCGTAGGAGATGTTCTCGTCGTGCTCGCCCTGCGGCGCCTTGTACGCCGGGGTGTAGATCGGTTCGGGCAGCCGGTCGCCGTTCGACAGCCCCGACGGCAGCTCGACGCCGCAGACGCTGCCCGACTGCTGGTACTCGACCCAGCCGCTGCCGACCAGGTAGCCGCGCACGACGCACTCGACGGGGAACATCGTCAGGGGCATGACGTGCATCGCCCGTGACGCGACGGACGACGGCACCGGAGTGCTGGTGGCCGACGGGCCGAGCAGGTGGTTGGGGACGTCCCCGAGCTGGGTGAACCAGAACCGGGACAGGCGGGTCAGGAGCTCGCCCTTGCCCGGGATCGGCGGCTCGAGGGCGAAGTCGTAGGCGCTGACCCGGTCGGAGGCGACGAGCAACAGCTCGGTGGCGCCGGCGACGTCGGCGGTGTCGGCCGGCACGTAGAGCTCGCGGACCTTGCCGGACGAGACGTGCCGCCAGCCGTCGACCTGCGGGGCGCTCATCGGGTGACCTCGGCCGCGATGTCCGTGCGGTACTGCCCGCCCTGCAGCGCGATGTCGTGCAGCCCGGCGTACGCGCGCTCGCGGGCCTGGGCGAAGTCCGAGCCGGTCGCGACCACGCTGAGCACCCGGCCGCCGGTCGCGACGAGCTCGCCGTCGAGGACCCCGGTTGCGGCGTGCAGCACAGAGACGCCCGGTCGGGCGTTCGCGTCGTCGACCCCGGTCAGTCGACGGCCGGTCACCGGGCTGGCGGGGTAGCCCTCGCTCGCCAGGACGACGGTGACGGCTGCCAGGTCGTGGAACTCCGGCGCGGGCACGCCACCGAGCTGCCCGGTGGCGGCCGCGAGCAGGAGCCCGCTGAGCGGCGTGGCCAGGCGGGGCAGGACGACCTGGGTCTCCGGGTCGCCGAAGCGTGCGTTGAACTCGATGACCCGCACGCCCTGTTCGGTGACGATGAGCCCGCAGTAGAGCAGCCCGACGAACGGGGTGCCCTCGTGCTCGAGCCGGCGGATCGTCGGGAGTGCGACCATGTCGGCGACCTCGGCCACGAAGGCGGCTTCGGAGCCCCAGCGCTCGGCCAGCCACGGCAGCGGGGAGTACGCGCCCATGCCGCCCGTGTTCGGCCCGACGTCGCCGTCGCCCAGGCGCTTGTAGTCCTGTGCGGGGCTGAGCGGGGCGATGTCGTGCCCGTCGCTCAGGAAGAACAGCGACACTTCTTCGCCGTCGAGGAACTCCTCGACCACGACGGGGCCGTGCTGCAGCCAGTACGTGGCGTGGTCGACGGCCGCCTGGCGGTCCGACGTCACGAGCACGCCCTTGCCCGCCGCGAGGCCGTCGGCCTTGACCACGTAGGGGGCGCCGAGCTCGTCGATCGCGGCGACGGCTTCGTCGAGGGTGCCGGCGGACACCGGGCGGCCGGTGGGGACGTCGGCGTCGGCCATGACCCGCTTCGCGAAGGCCTTCGAGCCCTCGAGCGCCGCGGCGGCCTTGCTCGGCCCGAAGACCGCGATGCCACGCGTGCGGAGCGGGTCCGCGACGCCGGCGATCAGCGGTGCCTCCGGCCCGATCACGACGAGCTCGACGTCGTTCTCGAGCGCGTACTCGGCCACGAGCGGGCCGTTCGTGGGGTCGAGCGCCACGGTCTCGACATCGGCAGCGATGCCGGCGTTGCCGGGCGCGACGGTGATGACGTGTCCGGCGTGTTCTGCCAGGAGCGCCGTGGTGATTGCGTGCTCGCGGGCACCGGAACCGAGGACGAGGATTCGCACCCGATCACCCTACCGAGACGCGGGGGGCCGCCGCAGTGCACCGGATAGCCTGTGGACATGCCGGGCAGGACGATCGACGACGCCGAGGGAGCAGCGGCGCTGCAGGCCGTGGTCGGCGGTGCCACCGACCGGGCGTCGGTCGCGACCGCGGTGCGGTGGACGCTGCAGCGCCTGGCCGAGGACGTCCCGGGCAACAGCGTCGAGGTGCGGGTCCCGCCCTTCGCGGCGGTGCAGGCGGTCCCCGGTCCCCGGCACACCCGGGGGACCCCGCCGAACGTGATCGAGACCGACGCCACGACGTGGATCGCGCTCGCGACGGGCGCGCTCCGGTGGGACGACGCGTCCGTGGCGACGAGGGTCAGCGCCTCCGGTTCGCGGGCCGACCTGGCGTCGTTCCTGCCCGTGCGCACGACGGTCTGATCGGGCAGGAGCACCTCGACACGCCCGTCGGTACCCGCGGGGATCGAATTAGGTAACACCTACCGATGTGCCGATCCGCGCCGCGGTCCTAGCGTTGAAGTCACCGGGATTCGGACCCGACCCGAACGGGTCCGAACCCGGCAACAGGGGCAACGGTACGCGATGTTCGGCATTCCGTGTCAACCATCCGGCGTGGCGTGCTGCATTCCGCAACGAAACTGCCGAATCCGGCGGCCCCGAAGCCGTTCGACCGACGAGACAACGACGTCCTGTCGGTCGTCCAGGCATCCGGCGCTGCGAGACCGACGGCCCGGGGTCAGACCACCCGCAGCAGGTCCGCCAGCTCCGACCGCGAGTGCAGCTCCCACTTCTGGAACACCTTCGACAGGTGCGCGTCGATGGTCCGCACCGACAGCCCGAGCTGCTCGGCGATGAGCCGGTTCGACAACCCCCGCGCGGCCAGTTCCGCGACCTCGTGCTCGCGTCGGGTCAGCGGCAGCCGCGCCAGGTTGTCCGAGACGTAGAGACCGCACCGTGCCAGCCCGGCGTACGACGCGACCACCCGCGTCCGGTCCCCGGACCTGGTCGCGTCGGCGTACTCGCGCACCGCAGCCGCGAGGGGGCCGTCCACCCGGGCGGCGGCCTCGCGCAGCCGTCGGAGCGTCGGGGTCGTGTCCAGGCCGTGGACCAGGGTGGCGGCGTGCAGCAGCAGGTGCCCGGAGAACACGCCGAGCCACGACCCTGTCGCCGTCGACCGGGCGATGACCTCCTCGGCGTGCTCGCGGCCGAGCGGGTTGCCGAGCAGTACCTCGGCCCACGCCACCGACGTCGGCATCTGCTCGCCGGTGATCCGCATCGCACGGGGTGGCACGGACCGCCAACGGCCGATCGCCGCCGTCGCCTCCTCGACCCGACCTGCCGAGGCCAGTGCCATCGCCAGCCGCGACCACGGGTAGGCCCCGAACCCACCGAGGTCCGCGATCGCGTACCGCTCGCACGCCGCCGAGAAGGCCGCGACCGCGTCGTCCCACCGGCGCTGCCCGATGGCCAGGTTGCCGGCCCCGATCAGCTCGAGCGTGAAGTCGTACTTCAGGAAGGGGTTGGACCGCTTCACCGAGATCGACGTGATCATGTCCTCGTAGTCGCCCCGCCAGACCTGCACCTGGTGCATGACGGACAGCAGTTCGCCGACGCTCCACGGCGCCTCTTCCACGTGCACGGTCGCGGTGGCGAGCGACGCGGTGCCGAGCGACATCGCATCGTCGAGCCGTCCGGCGGTCGCGAGGGCCATCACGGCGCAGGGCGCGACGCAGAGGAACGACATCGGCACGGTCGGTGCGTGCACGATCCCGGAGCGTTCGACCTCCTCGCGGACCTCGACGAAGTCGCCGCCCCAGCCCAGGTGCGCCAGGCGGAGCAGTCGCAGCCGCTCGACCGCGTCAGGGCCGCCGACGTAGGCGACCGCGGCGTCGGTGAGCGCGACGGCGGCCATCGTGTCGTCGTCGTGGAACTGGCGGATGTTCGCCAGGGTCTCGCACGCCTCGATCACGACCGCGTCCGCGACCTCGCCGCGGCGTGCGCGGACCAGGTCCCAGGCGGCCTCGGCGTCGGCACGGCCGGCCTCGCGCCCGGTGCTGTAGCCCCGCGCCAACGACCGGAGGCAGAGCGCGACGACGCGTTCGGTCGGCGTCAGGTCCACGCGGAGGGCGGCCGAGCTCAGAGCGACGGCGCTCTCGAGTTCCTGCAGCCCGCTGGCCACCTGCGCCGCGTCGAGCAGCTGGGCGACCGGGGGCCGGACGCCGCACTCGAGCGCCCAGAGCGCGGCCCGGAGCCGGGCGGCGGGCGTGGCGCCCTCGTGGTGGTCGGCGCGGAAGGCGTTCGCGCGGGCGAACAGCGTGGTGCGGCGCGCGACGGGCACCAGGGACCGGACGACCTCGCCGACCAGGGGGTGCGACGGACGGACGATCGGGGCGCCGTCGGCGAGCGAGTCGATGCGGACCAGCCCGAGCGCGACGACGTGGTCGACGTCCCCGCCTCCGACCAGCCCGAGCAGCCGTGACAGTGGGATCGGGTCGGCCAGCGCGACGATGTCGACCACGTCGCGCAGGTCCTCGGGCAGCGCGCCGAGCTCGGTGCGGTACATGTCCGACAGGCTGTTCGAGGCGGTGATCCGTCCGCGCCAGTACCACCCAGAGGCCGTGTGCTCGAGCGCACCGGTCGCCAGCGCCGCCCGGACGACCTCGCGCAGGTAGAGCGGGTTCCCCTCGGTCGCCCGGTGCACGCGTTCGACCGAGGCCGACTCGAGCGGGGCGTCGAGCGCGTCCTCGATCAACCGCGCGGTGTCCTGCAGGTCGAGCGGGCCGAGGTCGATCCGCTCGAGCAGGTCGTCCTGCCAGAGCGAGCGCAGCGGCTCGGCCAGGGCGGTGAAGTCGCGACACGTCAAGACGATCCGCGCGTCCTGGTGCCGCACGAGCCAGGCCACGTACCGCGCCGAGATGGCGTCGAGGTGGTCGGCGTCGTCGATGCGGATGAGCAGGTCGCGGTCGATCGCGTCAGCCGCTTCGCGCAGCCGGCGTTCCGATCCGGTCTCGTCGGAGAGCACCTCGGCCGGCAGGTCGCCGAACCGTTCGGAGATCGCTCCGAACGGCATCGAGGTCCCGGTGGCGACGGCGGTGATCGGCACGACGAGTGTGCGGCCGCTGCCGTCGCGGCCCGCGACACGGTCGGTGACACGGGCTGCCGAGGTGCTCTTCCCCAGCCCGGGGGCACCCACCAGCGCGACGCTGGTGCGGTGCTCGGCGACGACGGACACGGCGCGGTCCTCGTCCGCACGCTGCACGATCGGCCACGCGATCCGAGCGGGGACGGGTCGACCGCGCGCCCCGACAGCGGTCGATCGGGCCATGGGGACACCTCCGTCCTCGGGATACCAGTGGGTACGCACCATCCTCCACCGGATCGGCGGGCGGCGGCAGGCCTCGTCACGTCCCACAGTGGGGGACAATGGCAGTGTGAGCAACACCGATCGACCCGACGACGCCCCGGTTCCGGAGCCCGCCACCGTCTCCTCGTCCGACGAGGTGACCATCCGTCGCGCGCCCAAGTTCGGCGTCTTCATCGTCGGCGGAGCCGTCCTCGGCTTCATCGTCGTCGTCATCATCGTCGCGCTCACCCGGGACATCGACCGCGGCGGCCAGGCCGAGACGGTCAGTTTCAGCGGCCTGGTCGGCTACTTCGGCCTGTGGGGTGTGGCCATCGGCGGCTTCGTCGGTGCGGTGGTCGCGATCGTCCTCGACCGGGTGCTCGCGCGCCGCGCCGCCCGCCTGACGGCGCAGCGCGTCACGGTCGACACCCCGCCGGACACGGTCGAGGGCGAGATCGAGGACCACGGCGACCAGCAGTCCTGATCCGCACCGCACACGGACTGGAGGCCCCTTGCCAGCTGGCAGGGGGCCTCCAGTCCGTCGGTCGGTCGCTTCGGCGAACCGCGCTCAGCTGAGCTGGTTGGCCTCGACCCAGGACAGGTACTCCGGGGTCACCGTGCCGGTGACGTACTCGCCCGTGAAGCAGCTCATCTCGAGGTCGGTGACGTCCGAGCCCTCGATGATCGCGTCGCGCATGTCGCCGATCTCCTGGTAGATCAGGTGGTCGCTGCCGAGCACGCGGTTGATGTCCGGGATCTTCCGGTCGTGCGCGATGAGCTCCTGCCGCGTCGGCATGTTGATGCCGTAGACGTGCGGGTAGCGGACGGGCGGGGCGGCGCTCGTGAAGGTGACCTCGTTCGCGCCGGCCGCGCGGGCCATCTCGACGATCTCCTTCGAGGTCGTGCCGCGCACGATCGAGTCGTCGACGATCAGGATGTTCTTGCCCTTGAACTCGGACGACATCGCGTTGAGCTTCTGGCGGACGGACCGCTTGCGCTCCGCCTGGCCCGGCATGATGAACGTCCGGCCGACGTAGCGGTTCTTGTAGAAGCCCTCGCGGTACTCGATGCCGAGCTTCTGCGCGACCTGCATCGCTGCCGGCCGGCTGGAGTCCGGGATCGGCATCACGACGTCGATGTCACCGGTGGGGGCGTACTGCGCGATCGTGTCGGCCAGCCGGTTGCCGAGCCGCAGGCGGGCGTCGTAGACCGAGATGCCGTTCATCACGGAGTCCGGGCGGGCCAGGTAGACGTACTCGAACGAGCACGGCACCAGGCGCGGGTTCTGTGCGCACTGGCGGGCGTGCATCGTGCCGTCCATCTCGATGAAGACGGCTTCGCCCGGGGCCACGTCGCGGACGATCTCGTAGCCACCCGACTCGAGCACGAGCGACTCGGACGCGACGACCCACTCGGACTTCTCGGCGCCGTTGAACCGGTGCCCGAGGATGAGCGGCCGGATGCCGTACGGGTCGCGGAAGGCCAGCAGTCCGTGCCCGGCGATCGTGGCGATGGCGGCGTAGGAGCCCTCGACGCGCTCGTGCACACGCTCGACGGCGTCGAACACCTGACCGGGGTCGAGGTCCTTGCCGCGCACCTGGCCCTGGAGCTCGTGCGCGAGCACGTTCACCAGGAGCTCGGTGTCGGAGCTGGTGTTGAGGTGGCGTCGGTCGATGTCGAACAGCTCACGCGTGAGCTCGCGCGTGTTCGTCAGGTTGCCGTTGTGCACGAGGACGATGCCGTACGGCGCGTTCACGTAGAAGGGCTGTGCCTCTTCTTCGTTGCTGGCGGCGCCCTTGGTGGCGTAGCGCACGTGGCCGAGGCCCATCGTGCCGAGCAGCGCGCGCATGTCGCGGGTGCGGAAGGCCTCGCGCACGTGCCCGCGGGTCTTGTGCATGTGGTGGATGTGCCCCTCGACCGTGGCGATGCCGGTCGAGTCCTGTCCCCGGTGTTGCAACAGGAGCAGTGCGTCGTAGATGGATTGGTTTGCTGGCCCCTGGTTGACGAGGCCGACGATGCCGCACATGCGCGGAGTGCTCCAGACCGTAGGATCGGGTGGTACCGAACAAGTCTGCCATGCCCCGCGGAGGACGACGTATGCCCAACCCCTACGCCGAGGCCGGCGTCGACACCGCTGCCGGTGACCTGGCCGTCGAGCTCATGAAGTCCGCCGTGTCGGCCACGCACAACGCCTCCGTGCTGGGCGGAGTGGGTGGCTTCGCCGGGCTCTACGACGTCTCGTTCTTGAAGGACTTCTCACGACCGCTGCTCGCGACGTCCACCGACGGCGTCGGCACGAAGGTCGCCATCGCCCAGGCGATCGACAAGCACGACACCATCGGGCAGGACCTGGTCGGCATGGTCGTCGACGACATCGTCGTGGTCGGGGCGACGCCGATGTTCATGACGGACTACATCGCCTGCGGGCGCGTGGTGCCGTCGCGGATCGCGGACATCGTCGCCGGGATCGCCCGCGGGTGCGCCGAGACCGGCACCGCGCTGGTCGGCGGCGAGACCGCGGAGCACCCGGGGCTGCTCGGCCCGGACGACTACGACGTCGCCGGTGCCGCGGTCGGTGCGGTCGAGGCGTCCTCGGTGCTCGGTGCCGAGCGCGTCGAGGACGGGGACGTCGTCGTGGCGATCGCCTCGTCCGGCCTGCACTCGAACGGCTACTCGCTCGTCCGGCACATCCTCGGCCAGCGGGGGGTGTCCTACACGGACACGCTGCCCGAGTTCGGCTCCGGCACCGTCGGCGAAGCGCTGCTCGAACCGACCCGGCTCTACACGACGCCGCTGCTGTCGGTCATCGCCGCGCACGACGGTGCCGTCCACTCGCTGTCGCACGTGACCGGTGGTGGCATCGCGGCGAACCTGGCGCGCGTGCTGCCCGTCGGGTCCTGGGTCGAGGTCGACCGCGCCACGTGGGAGCCCCTGCCCGTGTTCCGGGTGCTCGCCGACATGGCGGACACACGGATCGAGGACACCGAGGGCACCTGGAACCTCGGCGTCGGGATGTTCGCGGTCGTCGCGGCCTCGGCGGCGGACGCCGTGGTCGGTGCGCTCGGGGCCGCTGGCCTGGCATCGTGGCCGGTCGGTGTCGTGTCGATGTCCGCGCGTGAGCTGGACGGGTTCGAGCAGGGCGCGAAGGGCGTCGACGGAGGAGCCGTTC
This genomic interval carries:
- the purF gene encoding amidophosphoribosyltransferase, which translates into the protein MCGIVGLVNQGPANQSIYDALLLLQHRGQDSTGIATVEGHIHHMHKTRGHVREAFRTRDMRALLGTMGLGHVRYATKGAASNEEEAQPFYVNAPYGIVLVHNGNLTNTRELTRELFDIDRRHLNTSSDTELLVNVLAHELQGQVRGKDLDPGQVFDAVERVHERVEGSYAAIATIAGHGLLAFRDPYGIRPLILGHRFNGAEKSEWVVASESLVLESGGYEIVRDVAPGEAVFIEMDGTMHARQCAQNPRLVPCSFEYVYLARPDSVMNGISVYDARLRLGNRLADTIAQYAPTGDIDVVMPIPDSSRPAAMQVAQKLGIEYREGFYKNRYVGRTFIMPGQAERKRSVRQKLNAMSSEFKGKNILIVDDSIVRGTTSKEIVEMARAAGANEVTFTSAAPPVRYPHVYGINMPTRQELIAHDRKIPDINRVLGSDHLIYQEIGDMRDAIIEGSDVTDLEMSCFTGEYVTGTVTPEYLSWVEANQLS
- a CDS encoding ABC transporter ATP-binding protein encodes the protein MNTPAARDDVPVIELTGLRKRFGAVTAVDGVDLTIRPGEVVALLGPNGAGKTTTVDLVLGLATPTAGTARLFGADPRHAVVAGRVGAMLQGGALLPDMTVREAVALVAAAHRTPMPVDDALRRARCTDIAGRRVAKLSGGQLQRARFAVAVVSDPDLLVLDEPTAAMDVEARHTFWSSMREFTDAGRTVVFATHYLDEADTFADRIVILRAGRVVADGTPAEVKAIAATRTIRFRGVPDREHVALAALPGTVGLEARHGSVTLRTDDSDTTLRALLGTFPAAHDVEVVASTMDDAFLALTADTASADTTGVSA
- the purD gene encoding phosphoribosylamine--glycine ligase, with translation MRILVLGSGAREHAITTALLAEHAGHVITVAPGNAGIAADVETVALDPTNGPLVAEYALENDVELVVIGPEAPLIAGVADPLRTRGIAVFGPSKAAAALEGSKAFAKRVMADADVPTGRPVSAGTLDEAVAAIDELGAPYVVKADGLAAGKGVLVTSDRQAAVDHATYWLQHGPVVVEEFLDGEEVSLFFLSDGHDIAPLSPAQDYKRLGDGDVGPNTGGMGAYSPLPWLAERWGSEAAFVAEVADMVALPTIRRLEHEGTPFVGLLYCGLIVTEQGVRVIEFNARFGDPETQVVLPRLATPLSGLLLAAATGQLGGVPAPEFHDLAAVTVVLASEGYPASPVTGRRLTGVDDANARPGVSVLHAATGVLDGELVATGGRVLSVVATGSDFAQARERAYAGLHDIALQGGQYRTDIAAEVTR
- a CDS encoding GAF domain-containing SpoIIE family protein phosphatase, producing MATETASTVQSTTPGQDAARRAALLAALDVVQGGAEERFERITRIAREAFGVSGSFLNLAGDDHLTIKSQQSDKRFDPVIPLDDTFCGRTLASPGPVLVPDALRDERFRDLPMVLQDPNVRFYAGVPLRLGAEHVKVGTLCLIDPQPRTLDDDDVALLQELGIWAERELAAGADEDRLRSVLAGLEPGAVDVPGYQITGLSVPHGVVSGDFHDWHVSDRGLHVTVSDVMGKGMSAGLLAANIRGALLARGAATAPNAFGAVEAQVAPELSRAESFATLFHGVLEPTTGVVEFIDAGHGLVLQLHHDGTETIHRSLDLPLGLHPVGFERTTGTLELEPGDVLIVVSDGALELWDSTLASLSRLGGLYRSSADVETFLGRIRARAASHDPGDDLTVVVVERAA
- a CDS encoding sterol carrier family protein, which codes for MPGRTIDDAEGAAALQAVVGGATDRASVATAVRWTLQRLAEDVPGNSVEVRVPPFAAVQAVPGPRHTRGTPPNVIETDATTWIALATGALRWDDASVATRVSASGSRADLASFLPVRTTV
- a CDS encoding LuxR C-terminal-related transcriptional regulator, which translates into the protein MARSTAVGARGRPVPARIAWPIVQRADEDRAVSVVAEHRTSVALVGAPGLGKSTSAARVTDRVAGRDGSGRTLVVPITAVATGTSMPFGAISERFGDLPAEVLSDETGSERRLREAADAIDRDLLIRIDDADHLDAISARYVAWLVRHQDARIVLTCRDFTALAEPLRSLWQDDLLERIDLGPLDLQDTARLIEDALDAPLESASVERVHRATEGNPLYLREVVRAALATGALEHTASGWYWRGRITASNSLSDMYRTELGALPEDLRDVVDIVALADPIPLSRLLGLVGGGDVDHVVALGLVRIDSLADGAPIVRPSHPLVGEVVRSLVPVARRTTLFARANAFRADHHEGATPAARLRAALWALECGVRPPVAQLLDAAQVASGLQELESAVALSSAALRVDLTPTERVVALCLRSLARGYSTGREAGRADAEAAWDLVRARRGEVADAVVIEACETLANIRQFHDDDTMAAVALTDAAVAYVGGPDAVERLRLLRLAHLGWGGDFVEVREEVERSGIVHAPTVPMSFLCVAPCAVMALATAGRLDDAMSLGTASLATATVHVEEAPWSVGELLSVMHQVQVWRGDYEDMITSISVKRSNPFLKYDFTLELIGAGNLAIGQRRWDDAVAAFSAACERYAIADLGGFGAYPWSRLAMALASAGRVEEATAAIGRWRSVPPRAMRITGEQMPTSVAWAEVLLGNPLGREHAEEVIARSTATGSWLGVFSGHLLLHAATLVHGLDTTPTLRRLREAAARVDGPLAAAVREYADATRSGDRTRVVASYAGLARCGLYVSDNLARLPLTRREHEVAELAARGLSNRLIAEQLGLSVRTIDAHLSKVFQKWELHSRSELADLLRVV
- a CDS encoding ABC transporter permease — its product is MTTTTATTVATTARPLDTVLGGGRLPLRYVLLETKRQLRNVRAMVFTFAVPVVMLLVFGAAYGSQQDPTTHLQYLVVTTLQMASYGAMMAALSQAFAIVNERSLGWNRQLRVTPLSGWAFLVSKVVAAMAFAAMSIAVTVVVAVLALHASLDAGHWAAAAFGIWCGVVPFALIAVLIGQFAKPAFAQPLFMVVFMGLAILGGLWVPLSIMPAWMADVAHLLPSYWLNRIGQMGAGATGTSGMLEPALVLTGWAVALGAVIVWRYRRDAARQ
- a CDS encoding phosphoribosylaminoimidazolesuccinocarboxamide synthase, with the protein product MSAPQVDGWRHVSSGKVRELYVPADTADVAGATELLLVASDRVSAYDFALEPPIPGKGELLTRLSRFWFTQLGDVPNHLLGPSATSTPVPSSVASRAMHVMPLTMFPVECVVRGYLVGSGWVEYQQSGSVCGVELPSGLSNGDRLPEPIYTPAYKAPQGEHDENISYERTEALVGPDVAATLRDLSLHVYSEAAAIALQRGVVIADTKFEFGHDRSGQIRIGDEVLTSDSSRYWDARASDDGSRTDSFDKQIVRDWLSANWDKQGTPPVLPDAIVERTATRYRELIERLGA
- the purM gene encoding phosphoribosylformylglycinamidine cyclo-ligase, encoding MPNPYAEAGVDTAAGDLAVELMKSAVSATHNASVLGGVGGFAGLYDVSFLKDFSRPLLATSTDGVGTKVAIAQAIDKHDTIGQDLVGMVVDDIVVVGATPMFMTDYIACGRVVPSRIADIVAGIARGCAETGTALVGGETAEHPGLLGPDDYDVAGAAVGAVEASSVLGAERVEDGDVVVAIASSGLHSNGYSLVRHILGQRGVSYTDTLPEFGSGTVGEALLEPTRLYTTPLLSVIAAHDGAVHSLSHVTGGGIAANLARVLPVGSWVEVDRATWEPLPVFRVLADMADTRIEDTEGTWNLGVGMFAVVAASAADAVVGALGAAGLASWPVGVVSMSARELDGFEQGAKGVDGGAVRLTGSYAG